CGCGTCGGCGTCGACGCGTTGCTCGACGCGGTCGACGCCGACGGTTCGACGCTCGTGATCGCCTCGGACTGCCCCGAAGGCGAGCCCGACGATAGCCGTGAACACGCCGCCGGGGCGGGTTCGGTCGCCTTCCTCGTCAGCGAGGGCGCGCCCACGACGATCACCGATCGAGCCTCCCAGACGGACGTTCGGCCCGGAACGCGGTTCAGGAGCCACGGCGACGCAGATGTGACGGGGCTCGACACCGGGACGTACGACCGAGCGGCGTTCACGGAACCGGTCTCGGCCGCCGTCGACGCGCTCGATGCCGATGCCGACGAGTTCGACGCGATCGCCCTGCAGGCTCCGAACGGGAAGCTCCCGTATCGAGCGGCCCTGGACAACGAAGCCATCGCGGCCGTCGAGACGGTCTCGTCACTCGGAGATACGGCCGCTGCGAGCGCGCCGCTGTCGCTCGCGGCCGCGTTCGAGGCCGATCACGGCCGGACGCTGGCCGTCGGGTGGGGCTCCGGCGCGGGCGCGACGGCGCTCGTCGTCGAAGGGACCGCCCCGGTGGAGGCGTCCCTCGACGGGGACTCGGAACTCGATTACCCGGCGTACCTGCGCAGACGCGGCGACATCGTCGGCGAGAAGCCCGACGGCGGCGCGGCGCACGTCCCCGTGCCGACGTGGCGCCGGGCCGCGGCGCAACGGCACCGTCACGAGTCCGGGATGTGCTCGGCGTGTGGAGCGGTTGTCTTTCCGCCCGAAGGCGCGTGTCCGGAGTGTCTCGAACTGGTCGAGTTCGAGCCCGTAACACCCGAACTGACCGGCACGATCGACGCGGCGACGACGATCGGACAGGGCGGCGCGCCGCCGGAGTTCGCGGACCAGCAGGCCAAACAGGGCGCGTTCGGCGTCGCGATTGTCCGGTTTCCCGCCGGGGACGGCGAGGTGTCGCTCCCGATACAGGTCGTCGGCGGCACGTCTGTCGGAGAGACGGTTCGCGCCGTCCCCCGACGGATCTACGTCGAGGAGGACGTACCCCGGTACGGACTGAAAGCGCTGCCGCAGTGAGCTGATAGGTGCCGATCGGAAGCCGACCCCTTCGTCCGTTCGCGGTGACGAGGCGGTAGGCATTTCTTCGGGCCGCTTGGAACCATCCGTATGGACAAAAAGCGGGCGATGACGAGCGTCGACCTCGCCGCCCTCGTCGGCGAGCTGCGGGAGTACACCGGCGCGGTCGTCGACAAGGCGTACCTCTACGGCGACGACTTCGTCCGGCTGAAGATGCGCGATTACGATCGTGGGCGGATCGAGCTCGTCATCGAGACGGGCGATCCGAAGCGCGCGCACGTCGCCGTCCCGGAGTACGTCCCCGACGCCCCCGGACGGCCGCCGAACTTCGCGATGATGCTCCGAAACCGCATCGCCGGCGCGAACTTCGAAGGCGTCGAGCAGTACGGCTTCGATCGGATCCTCACCTTCCGGTTCGAGCGCGAGGACGCGACGACGCTCATCGTCGCGGAGCTGTTCGGCGACGGCAACGTCGCGGTCATGAACGAGGACCGCGAGGTGATCGACTGTCTGGACACCGTCCGGTTGACCTCTCGGACCGTCGCCCCTGGCTCGCAGTACGACTATCCAGACGAGCGGTTCAGTCCCCTCGATTGCGACTACGAGGCCTTCGCCGCGAAGATGGCCCAATCGGACACCGATCTCGTTCGGACGCTCGCGACGCAGCTCAACTTCGGCGGCCTCTACGCCGAGGAGCTATGTACCCGAGCCGGCGTCGAGAAGACCGTCGATATCGCCGAGGCGACCGAGGCGCACTACGAGGCGCTGTTCGGCGCGCTCGAGCGGCTTCGAGAGCCGATCCTGGAAGGACGGACCGAACCGAGGCTCTACGAGGACGACGAGCGAGTCGTCGATGCAACGCCGCTGCCCCTCGAAGAGCACGAGGCGGCTGGCTACGTCGCGACCGCCTTCGAGAGCTTCAACGGCGCGATCGACGAGTACTTCCATCGCCTCGAAACCGAGTCGGACGAGCCCAAAGCGACCGGCGACGACGGCCCCGACTTCCAATCGGAGATCGAGAAGTACGAGCGCATCATCGAACAGCAGGAGGGCGCGATCGAGGCGTACGACGAGCAGGCCGACGAGGAACAGCAAAAAGCCGAATCCCTCTACGGCAACTACGATCTCGTCGACGAGATTTGTTCGACGATCCGAGGCGCGCGCGACGAGGGCGTTCCGTGGGACGAGATCGAAGCGACGTTCGAAACCGGTGCTGAGCAGGGAATCGAGGCCGCCGAAGCCGTCGTATCTATCGCCGCCGCCGAGGGAACGGTGACGATCGATCTCGGCGAGGGACACATCGAACTCGACCCGTTCGTCGGCGTCGAAAAGAACGCGGATCGGCTCTACACCGAGGCCAAGCGCGTTCGGGAGAAAAAGGAGGGCGCACAGGCCGCGATCGAGGACACGCGAGAGAATCTTGCGGACGTCAAACGCCGTCGCGAGGAGTGGGAGAACGAGGACGGCGACGAGGAGCCGGACGACGACGGCGAGGCGTTCGAGACAGATTACACGGCCATGGCCTCGGTTCCGGTCAGATACGACGAGAAGTGGTTCGAGCGGTTCCGGTGGTTCCGGACGAGCGACGGCTTCCTCGTGTTGGGCGGGCGCAACGCCGACCAGAACGAGGAGCTCGTCAAGAAGTACATGGACCCGTCGGATCGGTTCTTCCACGCACAGGCCCACGGTGCGCCGGTCACGATACTGAAAGCGACCGAACCGGACGAGCCGGCGCGCGACGTCGACATCCCGGATCGGAGCAAACGCGAGGCCGCGCAGTTCGCGGTGTCGTACTCGTCGGTTTGGAAGGACGGCAAGTTCGAGGGCGACGTCTACGAGGTCGGTGCCGATCAGGTGTCGAAGACGCCCGAGAGCGGCGAGTACATCGAGAAAGGGAGCTTCGTCATCCGCGGTGATCGCGAGTACTACCGCGACGTGGCCGTCGGCGTCGCGGTGGGCATCACGTGCGAACCGGACACGCGCGTTGTCGGCGGCCCGCCGTCGGCGATCGAGCCAATCACCGAGACGTCGATCCGGCTCGAACCGGGCCAGTACGCCCAAAACGACATCGCGAAACGGCTCTATCGAACGTTCCGCGAGCGGTTCGAAGACACGAGTTTCGTGCGCAAGATCGCGAGCGCAGACCGGATTCAGGAGTTCTGTCCGCCCGGCGGCAGTCGAATGATCGACGAGTGAGGCGCGGGAGGTCCTCGCCTCGGTCGAATCGGATGCATCGCCGCCTTCAGGAAATATAAACGGGGCGGGCGTGTCAAGTAGGATATGTTCCGGGAGGCGCTCGATTATCCGACGCGGCCGACGGAAGGCGGCCGATCGGTCATCCTCGGCGGGCTGACGCTCATCGTCGTCGCCGCCTTCGTCGCGGTCACCGGGCTCGAACCGCCCTACGCGTATCTCGCCGTGTTCGGGCTTCTCCCGTGGCTGCTCGTCCGCGGCTACTACCTTCGGGTCGTCCGCACGACGATCGGTCGCGACCGCCCGACGCCGCCAAGATTCGACGACGTTCGCCGACTGCTGAGGGACGGCGCGACGGCGATATGCATCGCGGCCGTCTATCTGCTGCCGGGCGTCGCCGTCCTCGGACCGCTGATCGCGATCCAGGTGTTCGAACTCGACCTCGCGGCACGCCTTCCCGGGTCGATTCCGGGATCGGTGTCGCTCGTCGTCGTCTCCATCGCCGGCGTCCTCGCTATCGTCGCGTTCATGTTTCTCATCGGAGCGTTCTACGTGCTTCCGGTCGCTGTCGCTCGGTTCGCTCACACCGACGACTTTAGGGCCGCGTTCGAGTTTCGAACCGTCGTCGCAGGTGCGACGACCGAGGACTACGCCATCGCGTGGGGGGTTTCGATCGTCCTACAGGCGCTGTTGTTGCCGATCGCGTTCCTCTTTCGAATCCTCCTCGTCGGCTTCTTCTTGCAGTTTCTCGTCTCGTCGGGCGTCCGGTACTGCTACGGGCAGGGCGTCGGCGCGGCGCTCGGGTTGGAGCCGGTGCCGGCGTCGCACGAACGGCAGGATCCGAGCGATTGGAAGGTTCGCCCAGCAGTAACGCGGCTCGACGACGCGACGCGTGCCAAGCGGTTCGGACACCGTTCGAGCAATCAAGAACTCGCCCCGGCAATCAGACGGATCGATGAGGGCTCGTGGCCCGCCCGCCGGGAACGATGATCGCTCTCTGACGCCCAAATGGCAGGGCACTTACCGCTGCCGGACCGAGCGTCTGTATGCGTATTGCCGACCGCACGAGTGTCGAGGGGGGACGCGAACGGATCACCGTCGTCCCCGAGAGCCTCGACGATCTGTGGCATCTCACCTACGTTCTCGAACCCGGCGACGCCGTCTCGGCCGACACCACTCGCCGCATCCAACGCGACGACGACATGACGCGTGACACGGGTGGCCAGCGCGAACCGATGTGGATCGAACTGGAGGTGACGGACGTCGAGTTCGCCAAGTTCGCGAACCGGCTCCGCGTCGGCGGCGAGATCGTCGACTGTTCGCGGGAAGACCAGCTCGGCTTTCACCACACGTTCAACGTGGAGGGACACGACGAACTGACGATCGAGAAGGTCTGGCAGGTTGACCAACTCGAACGCCTACAAGAGGCCGTCGAAACGGCTGAACAGCCCGACGTGGCCATCGTCTCCGTCGAGGAAGGTGAAGCGCACATCCACACCGTCGCCCAGTACGGCGTCGAGGAACGCGCGACGATCACCGGGACGACCGGGAAGGGCGAGTACGCCCGCGGTCGAGACGAACTGTTCGACGAACTGGCGTCGATCGTCCGACGGCTCGACGTCGAGGCGATCATCCTCGCCGGCCCCGGCTTCACGAAACAGGACGCGCTCGATCATATCGAGGACGCCGCACCCGAAGCCGCCGAGAAGATCCAGATGGTCGACACCGCGAGCGTCGGCGACCGGGGCGTCCACGAGGTACTGAAACGCGGGGCGGTCGACCGTATCCAGACGGAGACGCGCATCTCGAAGGAAGCCGAGCTCATCGACGAGTTGATGGCGCAGATTGCCGAAGGTGCCAAGGCCGCCTACGGGATCGACGAAGTGGCGAAAGCCGCCGAGTTCGGGGCCGTGGAAACGCTGCTCGTGCTCGACGAACGGCTCCGCGAAGAGCGGGCGGGCGAGGGCGAGTGGGACCTCGACGTCAACGACATCATCGCGAACGTCGAGCGACAGGGCGGCGAGGTGACGGTTTTCTCCCACGAGTTCGACCCGGGACAACAACTCGCGAACCTCGGGGGGATCGCGGCGGTGCTTCGGTACCGGTTGAGCTAAGCCGCCGGCTCAAGGAAGCGAATCGATCGCGTCGAACAGCTCGTCGGTGTCTCGCCACGTGAGGACGCGCTCGCCCACGGCGTTTTCGAGCGCCGTCAAATGGGAGGCGGCCATCCCGTTGTCGTATCGCTCGCGATGTACCGTCTCGTCGTCGTAGATCCGTTTGAGAACCCAGAGGTGATCGCGGACGGTCGTTTGCTGGTGATACAGAAACCCGAGCTCCCAGACGTGCCCGCCGTCGTAATCTTCGATGACGCCGACGATATGTGAGGCCATCCCCGAGAGGACGTCGAACGCGGGGGCCCACAGGTCGAGTTCGTCGCCGGTGAACCCGAAGTCCTCCAGACGGAACGCGATCGCATCCAGACGCCGGTCCAATCGATTACACACCGCTCGCCGTCGTTCCCCCGTCTCGCCGGTGCCGCTACCGACGACCAGGTATCGGCGCTCGGCTCGTCTGATATCGTCAAACAGCGGGCCGTGCAATCCGTTTTTCAGCCGTTCGTGTTGCTCGGGGGTCGGATTCAGCTGATCTTCGCCGTACAGTTCGCTCTCGTCGACGCCGCCGAACGGGGGGTCGTCGTCCCGGGGATTGGCGCCGGTCATCG
This genomic window from Natronomonas salsuginis contains:
- a CDS encoding aminopeptidase is translated as MTGANPRDDDPPFGGVDESELYGEDQLNPTPEQHERLKNGLHGPLFDDIRRAERRYLVVGSGTGETGERRRAVCNRLDRRLDAIAFRLEDFGFTGDELDLWAPAFDVLSGMASHIVGVIEDYDGGHVWELGFLYHQQTTVRDHLWVLKRIYDDETVHRERYDNGMAASHLTALENAVGERVLTWRDTDELFDAIDSLP
- a CDS encoding zinc ribbon domain-containing protein, with the protein product MSRGIAGVGAYAPENRVSAEAFSDAWGRFDAPGVETKAVPDADEDALTMAVEAGRRALSAGDGAGVDVDRVHFATTTPPLAEEDLTARIGSYLHVPADADRRTYTGSTRVGVDALLDAVDADGSTLVIASDCPEGEPDDSREHAAGAGSVAFLVSEGAPTTITDRASQTDVRPGTRFRSHGDADVTGLDTGTYDRAAFTEPVSAAVDALDADADEFDAIALQAPNGKLPYRAALDNEAIAAVETVSSLGDTAAASAPLSLAAAFEADHGRTLAVGWGSGAGATALVVEGTAPVEASLDGDSELDYPAYLRRRGDIVGEKPDGGAAHVPVPTWRRAAAQRHRHESGMCSACGAVVFPPEGACPECLELVEFEPVTPELTGTIDAATTIGQGGAPPEFADQQAKQGAFGVAIVRFPAGDGEVSLPIQVVGGTSVGETVRAVPRRIYVEEDVPRYGLKALPQ
- a CDS encoding mRNA surveillance protein pelota, producing the protein MRIADRTSVEGGRERITVVPESLDDLWHLTYVLEPGDAVSADTTRRIQRDDDMTRDTGGQREPMWIELEVTDVEFAKFANRLRVGGEIVDCSREDQLGFHHTFNVEGHDELTIEKVWQVDQLERLQEAVETAEQPDVAIVSVEEGEAHIHTVAQYGVEERATITGTTGKGEYARGRDELFDELASIVRRLDVEAIILAGPGFTKQDALDHIEDAAPEAAEKIQMVDTASVGDRGVHEVLKRGAVDRIQTETRISKEAELIDELMAQIAEGAKAAYGIDEVAKAAEFGAVETLLVLDERLREERAGEGEWDLDVNDIIANVERQGGEVTVFSHEFDPGQQLANLGGIAAVLRYRLS
- a CDS encoding DUF4013 domain-containing protein, which gives rise to MFREALDYPTRPTEGGRSVILGGLTLIVVAAFVAVTGLEPPYAYLAVFGLLPWLLVRGYYLRVVRTTIGRDRPTPPRFDDVRRLLRDGATAICIAAVYLLPGVAVLGPLIAIQVFELDLAARLPGSIPGSVSLVVVSIAGVLAIVAFMFLIGAFYVLPVAVARFAHTDDFRAAFEFRTVVAGATTEDYAIAWGVSIVLQALLLPIAFLFRILLVGFFLQFLVSSGVRYCYGQGVGAALGLEPVPASHERQDPSDWKVRPAVTRLDDATRAKRFGHRSSNQELAPAIRRIDEGSWPARRER
- the rqcH gene encoding ribosome rescue protein RqcH; amino-acid sequence: MDKKRAMTSVDLAALVGELREYTGAVVDKAYLYGDDFVRLKMRDYDRGRIELVIETGDPKRAHVAVPEYVPDAPGRPPNFAMMLRNRIAGANFEGVEQYGFDRILTFRFEREDATTLIVAELFGDGNVAVMNEDREVIDCLDTVRLTSRTVAPGSQYDYPDERFSPLDCDYEAFAAKMAQSDTDLVRTLATQLNFGGLYAEELCTRAGVEKTVDIAEATEAHYEALFGALERLREPILEGRTEPRLYEDDERVVDATPLPLEEHEAAGYVATAFESFNGAIDEYFHRLETESDEPKATGDDGPDFQSEIEKYERIIEQQEGAIEAYDEQADEEQQKAESLYGNYDLVDEICSTIRGARDEGVPWDEIEATFETGAEQGIEAAEAVVSIAAAEGTVTIDLGEGHIELDPFVGVEKNADRLYTEAKRVREKKEGAQAAIEDTRENLADVKRRREEWENEDGDEEPDDDGEAFETDYTAMASVPVRYDEKWFERFRWFRTSDGFLVLGGRNADQNEELVKKYMDPSDRFFHAQAHGAPVTILKATEPDEPARDVDIPDRSKREAAQFAVSYSSVWKDGKFEGDVYEVGADQVSKTPESGEYIEKGSFVIRGDREYYRDVAVGVAVGITCEPDTRVVGGPPSAIEPITETSIRLEPGQYAQNDIAKRLYRTFRERFEDTSFVRKIASADRIQEFCPPGGSRMIDE